The genome window AGGTATTAGATTGGAGAACTTTGCCGCGAGCAAAGTGGGTCACTTTCCGGGTCGGGATTGCGTCGCTCGCTGCGGTGCTCACAGCCGTCGCCGTGCCCTCAACCCGCCAGGGGCCAGCCAGCATGCGGACAGAGGGTGGCGTCGAAGCGGTTGCGCTTAAGTGGTTTACCGAGATGCAGGCGGGTCAGATCGACCGCAGCCGGCTGACCGCTGACTACAGCGCGCAACTGACGGATGCCGCGGTACAGGGCATGTCGCGGTACCTCAGGGAATTTAGGTACGGCGTATCGCCGACGCGGGCCGAGGTTCTCCAGAGCCGCACGAGCGGACAACAGAAACTCTACGTTGTAGAACTTCTCTTCCCCCGCGGCGATGCGGCCAGCCTCCTGTTCGGCTTCAATGCCAAGAATCAGATTACCGGGGTTAGTCTTCTGAGCATGGCGGGTGACTGATAGATAATCAGAAGAAGCGGCTGATCGACGTTTTGAAACGCGGGCTCCCCGCCGGGTGGAGTAAACAATCCGCGAGGTGCCAGCTATCCGCGTTACCGCAAACGCGTGGTCAACGCGGTGAGCCCAAACGACATTTAGCAAGAACGCGGGCACCAGGCTCGTGAGCTAACTGGGCCTGGTCATCTAGAAAGAGGTGGCGATGAAGAAGGTGGCCTCGATTTTGATGGCCTTCGGTATATTGTGCGCCAGCACGGCTTTCGCGCAGGGAGTCGTGCTGCCGTTACCGGCCGAAGATACACAGCGGATAAACACGATGCTTGGCCCGGGGGTCGTCGGAAGCCCAGTTCCCAGTAAGCCGCTCAGCGACGGAATCACGTACTTTCCGCTCCAGAACAAGACCCTCACATATCAAGTTACCTCGGGTAAGAACGTGGGAAACACGCAAGCACTCACCGTCAGCCGCCGATCCCGACCTAACGGGCAACAGGCCTGGAGATTTCAATTTTCACCAACGCTTTCGGGGTTTCTGAACCAGAGCGTGGACGGAGCGCTGATAATGCCCGCGGTGAGCGACAGTGGAGAAGGCGTTATTGTGGTCAGCACGCCTGCGAATCCGTTCGTGCCCAAGGGGATGAATCCCGGTGAGACCCGATCGTTTTCGCAGAACGTCTCCGTAAACTATCTCAACAATCCTTCCGACCAGCGCTACTCCGGGACTGTTGCGGGCACCTACACTTACCTTGGAACCTATCGAGTGACGGTCCCCGCTGGCACCTTCAACGCTGACCTGATTCGCGTCAAGTTCGAGGGCGAGGTTGGCCCTGCACACACCAAGGATGCACAATACAACTTTTTTGCCCCCGGGGTCGGTGTCGTTGCTATGATCACCCAGGAGGACATCGAAGCGTTCTGGATTTTCAACATCGACACCAGCACAGGGAAGGTTCTGGCAGCGCGGTGATTTTCTCTATCGTCATTTCGCCAATAGGGATTTTGGCGTTTCGATGAGCACAGCCGCCGCCGAACTTGTTTCGATTGATCCGAGGCCTTACTTGCTTGAGTTCCTTTCCGAATCGACCGGCTCGTCAATCATCTGGCGGAGCCCCTGGTTGTCGGGTTCGAGTTGCAGAAGGCGTCGCGCATACAGAACGGCCTGGCCGCGATCATGCGTTTGGTCGAGATAGATAACCAAGGCAGTGAGTGAATCTCGATCGTAGGGATGCGATTTTATGGAGTGCTCCAGTGTATCGATCGCTGCGCTTCTCTGACCCGCATCATTGAGGGCGACCGCATAGACGTAAGCATATCTGGCGTTTCGCGGATCGCTGCTCGCGGCGGTCGCCAGTAGATTGAGCGCTTTAGCATGCTGTCCCTGACGCGCCATCGACAGGCCCAGCGCATAAAGAAGTGCTGGGTCGGAAGGTGAGTGCTGCAGGGCGGCGCGCAACGTCGCTTCGCCATCCGCCTCCCGGCCGAGACTTCGCTCGAGGTCGGCTAGATTGACGGCAGCCGGGACAAAGGTTGGATCCAGCGATAGGGCCTCTTTCAGTTGGGCTTCCGCCTCCCTGACCTCCTTGCGCTTGGCGAACAGCAACGCGAGGTCCAGGTGCGACTCGGGGCGATCCGCGTTCAGTTCCTGCGCGGCGACATACTCTTGCGTGGCGTGCTCGAGGTTCGCAGCGAGGCGTGGGTCTGCTGCGTGAGCCTTCACAGGTGCCAATACTTCCGCCGTCTCGATGCGTACCGATCTCACAGGATCGCCGAGGAGCGAACCGAGAGTGGAAGCGCTCCCCTGAGGATCGGAGTTGGATAGAGCGGCAGCGGCAGCTCTCCGCATCAATGCCGATTGGTCGTTTGCCGCCCCGCGCACCTCCGGCTCGGTTGGTGACGGAGAATAGCCAGCCAGGCGCGAGACCGCGGTAGCGCGAGCGATCGCGGGCTGGTCAGGGTCTGCCGCCAGTTCCCTGAGAGCGCGCTCCGCGCCGGGCGCGTTCTCGACGGCCGCACGAAAGGTTTCGGCATAGCGCTGGAAACCTTCCGGAGTGTGGCCGTACCACTTCTGCAGCGAGTCGGAGGCCCACTGCGCAGACTTGTCGGCGTGACATTGGTTGCATGCGTTGGGCGTGCCCAGTCGCAAGGTCAAATCGGGGCGCGGGATGCGAATGCTGTGATCGCGGCGAGCGTCGATGACCATATAAGTTCGGGTCGGCATGTGGCATTCGACGCATCGCGAACCTGCCACCCCCAGCTTGTGAAAATGGTGACGCGGGGAGTCGTACCTGTTGCCTGCGTGGCATTGGAGACACACGTGGTTTCCTTCGGCGCGCAGCGCAAGCCCGTGCGGTTCATGACAATCGCTGCACGTCACCCCCTCGTGAAACATTCTGCTCTGGACGAAGGAGCCGTATTCGTAAACCTCCTCCTTGATTTGGCCGTCCGGAAAGTAAAGGTCGCTGTCCAGCAGTGTAACCCGGTAGTCGTCCCCGACCGGTTGTCCGTGGACGTAGTCTTCATGGATCTGGCCGCGGCGCGCATGACATCGCGCGCACATCATGATTTCGTTTTCGGAGGTGCGGGGCGAGTTGCGACGCCCATTGCCGGTGGCAGGGTCGATAGTCCACACGACTCCTTTGCGATCCTCGAGGGCCACCGTGAGCCCTTTGTTTGCCGCGGAACCCTTCCAATCCCCGCGCTTTTGCGCCCAGGCGACGTGATCGGAACCGGGTCCGTGACAAGCCTCACACGATACGTCGATTTCCGCGAAGGTGGTTGAGTAACTGCGTTTCTGTTCATCATAGTTCTTGCGCACATTGGTCGAGTGGCAATCCGCGCACATGTAGTTCCAGGTCTGATCAATTCCGGTCCAGTGAAGCGGGTCGGAGGCGCGGACTTTGTGGTCGGGGTAGAGAATAAACCAGCGTTGGCCCCCAGCCTCGGGCGAGCGGCTTTCCCACGCGATGCCCAATGCTTGCAGGCGTCCCCCCGGCATTGCGATCAAGTATTGCTGTAGCGGGAAAACGCCAAAAGCGTAATTAATTTCGTAGTCGTGGAGCCTGCCGTCAGGTCCGTCGGTCCGGGCCATGAATTTTGCGCCACGGCGAAAGAACGTTGAGGTCACACCAAGGTTAGAGAAGGTAGCGTGGTTGAAGTTGCCGAGAACGGAACGCGGGTTCGCGGGCTGCATCGCAAGTTGATGATGTGAACCGGTCCACCGCTTGAGCTCGTCCTGATGACAGCTGCCGCATGCCCCCGCCCCGACAAAGGTGGGCGACGCAACCAGAGGTCGCACCCCGAGGAAAATGCCGGTCACGGCGCCTAAGAGGAGAATCACAAGTTCGCGAAGAACTCCGGGGGCGAAGAGCTGAGATTTCGACACCACGCGCTCTGCATCAAATACCAAGACGCGCCGAGCGAAAAGAGCCCGAGAAGGTTTGTCGCGAAACGGCCCAGACCCGGCTGCCTGATGCAACGCTTACGGTGTCGACAGTCGCTGGCCGGTTCCCTCAACCGACCGACCAGCTTGCAGATCCAAGCATTTGGCGAGATGTCGACGCTCTGCCATCCCTCCCGTCGTCGGGCACGCAACCTGAAGAAGCTTTTGGAATTTTCCTCGCGCCCACGACGGTTCCTGGCTCAGGGGTCGCGGCCATCGCGCTAGCGCCAGCCGCTTCCTCAGTGTTATCGCCTTTCAGGTGGCGGACGCGACCCTGATGGTTTCTTCCGCCGCGGCCGGGTGCTCGAGAGACTCCCACTTAATGATTTTGAGGTCGAGGACAAAGATCCCGTACATGACCGGAACGAGCAACAATTCGATGAAGGTGGCGAGGCTGAGACCACCGATTTGCGCGTAACAAAGTGGCTGCCAGAGCGGGCCACCGCGAATTGAGAGCGGAAATAGAGCCAGCACCGTTGCGCCCACCGTGATCATTACAGGCCGCAGGCGTTCGATCCCCGCGTCGAGCACCGCATCCATGAAGGGCTCGCCCTTTTCATGCATCTCCTCGACAAAGTCGAACAGCACGATCACGTGACTGACGATGACCCCCACGAGACTCGCGACTCCGAGAAACGCCATAAAACCGAACGGAGTACCCATCGCCAGCAGCGCGAGCAGTGCGCCGACCACGCCGAAGGGGACGCACATGAAGACCAGGACCGGCTTGACTGCATTGTTGAACTGGATGACCAGCGCGACGTAAATCATGATGCTTGAGAGCACCAGAACCACGACGAGTTCGGAAAAACCGGTCTGCTGTTTGGCGAATTCGCCGCCGATTACGATCGAATAGCCTGGCGGCAACGAAGCTTGCAGTTTTTTTATCTCGGGAATTGCCGCGTTGAGCACCTCGGATGCCAGTACTCCGGGCGCTGTGAATGACTGCACGCTGATAGTCCTAAAGTGCGCGCGGCGTCGAATTCGCTGCGTCTCGAGACGGTA of Candidatus Binataceae bacterium contains these proteins:
- a CDS encoding HEAT repeat domain-containing protein, with translation MSKSQLFAPGVLRELVILLLGAVTGIFLGVRPLVASPTFVGAGACGSCHQDELKRWTGSHHQLAMQPANPRSVLGNFNHATFSNLGVTSTFFRRGAKFMARTDGPDGRLHDYEINYAFGVFPLQQYLIAMPGGRLQALGIAWESRSPEAGGQRWFILYPDHKVRASDPLHWTGIDQTWNYMCADCHSTNVRKNYDEQKRSYSTTFAEIDVSCEACHGPGSDHVAWAQKRGDWKGSAANKGLTVALEDRKGVVWTIDPATGNGRRNSPRTSENEIMMCARCHARRGQIHEDYVHGQPVGDDYRVTLLDSDLYFPDGQIKEEVYEYGSFVQSRMFHEGVTCSDCHEPHGLALRAEGNHVCLQCHAGNRYDSPRHHFHKLGVAGSRCVECHMPTRTYMVIDARRDHSIRIPRPDLTLRLGTPNACNQCHADKSAQWASDSLQKWYGHTPEGFQRYAETFRAAVENAPGAERALRELAADPDQPAIARATAVSRLAGYSPSPTEPEVRGAANDQSALMRRAAAAALSNSDPQGSASTLGSLLGDPVRSVRIETAEVLAPVKAHAADPRLAANLEHATQEYVAAQELNADRPESHLDLALLFAKRKEVREAEAQLKEALSLDPTFVPAAVNLADLERSLGREADGEATLRAALQHSPSDPALLYALGLSMARQGQHAKALNLLATAASSDPRNARYAYVYAVALNDAGQRSAAIDTLEHSIKSHPYDRDSLTALVIYLDQTHDRGQAVLYARRLLQLEPDNQGLRQMIDEPVDSERNSSK